A window of Amphiprion ocellaris isolate individual 3 ecotype Okinawa chromosome 12, ASM2253959v1, whole genome shotgun sequence contains these coding sequences:
- the casp8ap2 gene encoding CASP8-associated protein 2 isoform X1: MKSWRDITVVNNGRTQRVFLKETEKEKSERMENIDISVASGLLVPDASEDSVDIYDGLDIGPSSKSPEKSPRNGSQLRDSMDLYEEIVAEEQQSRESSYNELKSRFQAAQDQIKALHRRLEQLEVQNTGLSTENHCLKKNISALLRTARQEVTRKDAEIQRLNQWSEKGRHHHQSHLNNVRDPNSSSRTSTINSTSKPRPPPSHNLLPPPPLPPPPPPPPVSSPPPPPLPSQPTSPPGGNQPPKDPPQPPKDPPQPPRKASDHLTRSSKASSHSHSKRDCEVADKQTESDKLRSRHREEKHQSQKPSESTDRRHRSCSDSNKDCQAPDKSRSHRTDKKPGRRYESRSCKSKDSVNVEGHHRSSDSKDRKKSSSSQHTERYSDSSKERERDRQRDYQRKGNRQREDESSRKHRRSSQSETSREREKQRSKESDKGKVDICGKERREKTHEAQKRSSEELNVGEKSSVEENSPNRKLCFMEKLNLTLSPIKKPVLAFDGSQNDLPSVDKDVEKTSAEENLQPNVEDMCVIDEVVSSELEVLEGVVEKSPDNLKASSSEKMHKRSDVKDVQKKDKRLSESPAADNLVQTTSAHREPLDTAKNQNTVHLAPKSPESCSLKAADISKNYKDKTKMVSDSQVADWEPLENTDGTDPSEMSGGISEQNTSNDLQKADPGKPTDLSAAVTQPTVLNSSVQPPKTAVPQCISLDSLTEDAVSSQPRETNVDEDITDKANSESQQVSPVVSASTSSVIENDGCGRQDCPKDTDAVSSTISLESLPQEGLSLSEAIYVLTQNNEDANDCSDIANEPSSSTSCIGVSKVSSTTEEKMLPERYSEFIVTPKKTFSPGKGQEKKVEPSSSVPLLHDEDSMMRTLSNLKRIPDVISPLKSPVRISKRNLPHVHGKPGHVKSLQKDFSSTPVDGSLKKLDVNKENKYPGSPANCDTPNQVDKVSDLSSSLSGTDLEEGEILSESDESPATSPVSPTKRAKVAQPVGNKPSQKSVLKRKSEERLVSKETHETAGASTRSPKSRFKTVCPAASKASFSTVEEIMETFKLVRTEIRKKYMKLHKTFPKKSFYGVMDNFRESFLEFVEGAYFGDICSQAEELKSMLKKLIESVFGKVSNNGIVKRIFEQQAVDLKQKLWDFVDVQVDYLFRDIQSTLKSHCKPARAQAEGKKPSRNERESRQTSLKKPQCQQTEAQAAPNSLNPTKSCVVAPYKTGLGSRGKDIRITYMEKDGNADSHPSNCPNTKTVVEFLPPKNLPMTPDKNNKSLVISQNGPMLDKTDFELLTEQQASSLTFNLVRDSQMGEIFKCLLQGSDLLESSSITGDNTAWSLSTPRKDRERFITITTPSKFDSPSKLISPTKFDTPSKLITTWSSISPRKMSSPRLKDEIPLNPAFFDESCLLEVPQENRTPLQASLAAQKTYSILAEDLAVSLTIPSPLKSESHLSFLQPSTMSMQIMSTPDSVISAHISEDAMLDGEDATEQDIHLALDTDNSTCGSSSSTASEPLATPFVFKPDVPMQALVMEKSNDHFIVKIRQANTSADITLTADDSFSRTLIEDDQQQMSDVCHIVDEGLTLTNKKQDMSVQPNTSKDCLSNGPSKNLPEDAPFDNSLNNGCQKSAAASDEGTTHTHVKEEHKPPKTPTKALSCKSPKRIRPSKCAVSDKSLPHPAESSDTNQHSRASRSHISDSEREEMDVSESERSLTIAEDTSSSPEKQQRDCNNGRKRKRHQEKSKAKRSRKAEKESTEEMASSLKEVDEEQVWSSPTACVSPNSLSAKNVIRKKGEVVITWTRDEDRAILMELKTKGASRETFSALSEKLNKPSEQIAHRFYQLMKLFKKQEKKDT, encoded by the exons GTATTCCTAAAAGAAACTGAGAAAGAGAAATCTGAAAGGATGGAGAACATTGACATCAGTGTTGCTTCTGGTT TATTGGTACCTGATGCCAGTGAAGATTCTGTGGATATCTATGATGGCCTGGATATTGGTCCTAGCAGCAAAAGTCCAG aGAAGTCACCTCGAAATGGTTCTCAGCTAAGAGATTCGATGGATCTATATGAAGAAATTGTGGCAGAAGAACAACAGAGCAGAGAGTCATCGTACAATGAG TTAAAGTCCAGATTCCAAGCAGCTCAAGACCAAATTAAAGCGTTGCACAGGAGACTGGAGCAGTTGGAAGtacag AACACCGGGTTGAGCACAGAGAACCACTGTCTCAAAAAgaacatctctgcacttttacgAACAGCTAGACAAGAGGTGACAAGAAAAGACGCTGAGATTCAAAGACTCAATCAATG GTCTGAGAAAGGTCGCCATCATCATCAGTCTCACCTAAATAATGTGAGGGATCCAAATTCCTCTAGTCGCACCTCCACAATCAACTCCACAAGCAAGCCACGTCCTCCACCGTCACATAATCTGCTGCCaccgcctcctcttcctcctcctccaccaccaccaccagtcagttctcctcctcctccccctcttccaTCACAACCAACATCACCTCCCGGGGGCAACCAGCCTCCAAAGGATCCACCTCAACCTCCAAAGGATCCACCTCAACCTCCCAGGAAAGCAAGTGATCATTTGACCAGATCTTCTAAAGCGTCATCTCATAGTCATTCAAAAAGAGATTGTGAAGTAGCTGACAAACAGACTGAATCAGACAAACTAAGGTCcagacacagagaagaaaaacatcaaagtcAAAAGCCATCTGAATCAACCGATAGGAGGCACAGAAGTTGTTCAGATTCCAACAAGGACTGCCAAGCCCCAGACAAAAGCAGATCTCatagaacagacaaaaaacCTGGAAGAAGGTATGAATCCAGGTCTTGTAAAAGCAAGGACAGTGTAAATGTTGAGGGACACCACAGGAGTTCTGACTCAAAGGACCGGAAAAAGTCTTCTTCAAGTCAGCATACTGAGCGCTACAGTGATTCTTCTAAAGAGAGGGAAAGGGATAGACAGAGGGATTACCAAAGGAAGGGGAACAGACAACGTGAAGATGAAAGTAGCAGAAAACATAGGAGGAGCAGTCAGTCAGAGACGAGCAGAGAACGAGAGAAACAAAGATCCAAAGAATCTGATAAAGGAAAAGTGGACATCTGTGGTAAGGAAAGACGAGAAAAGACTCATGAGGCCCAAAAAAGATCCTCTGAAGAGCTAAATGTGGGTGAGAAAAGCTCTGTTGAGGAAAATAGTCCAAACAGGAAGCTGTGTTTTATGGAAAAATTGAATCTAACCCTTTCACCAATTAAGAAGCCAGTGTTGGCATTTGATGGCAGCCAGAATGACCTTCCATCAGTGGACAAGGATGTTGAAAAAACATCAGCTGAGGAGAATTTACAGCCTAATGTCGAAGACATGTGTGTCATTGATGAAGTAGTCAGCAGCGAATTAGAAGTGTTGGAAGGTGTTGTAGAGAAATCTCCAGATAACCTTAAAGCTTCAAGTTCTGAGAAGATGCATAAGAGATCCGACGTGAAAGATGTTCAGAAAAAGGACAAACGCTTGAGTGAATCTCCTGCAGCTGACAATTTAGTCCAAACTACCTCAGCTCATAGAGAACCCCTAGATACTGCAAAGAATCAGAACACTGTGCATCTCGCACCAAAATCTCCAGAGAGTTGTTCTCTAAAAGCAGCAGAcatttcaaaaaattacaaagacaaaaccAAGATGGTCTCTGACAGCCAGGTAGCTGACTGGGAACCACTGGAGAACACAGATGGCACAGATCCAAGTGAAATGTCTGGAGGCATTTCTGAGCAGAACACAAGCAACGACTTACAAAAAGCTGACCCTGGAAAGCCAACTGATCTGTCCGCTGCTGTTACACAACCCACTGTGCTCAATTCAAGTGTACAGCCCCCTAAAACTGCAGTGCCACAGTGCATCTCTCTGGATTCACTCACAGAAGATGCTGTTTCATCACAACCAAGGGAAACAAATGTTGATGAAGACATCACTGACAAGGCAAATTCCGAAAGTCAGCAAGTTTCTCCCGTTGTTTCTGCTTCTACCAGTTCAGTTATCGAGAACGATGGTTGCGGTCGGCAAGATTGTCCTAAAGATACAGATGCTGTATCCAGTACAATCAGCCTGGAATCACTTCCACAAGAAGGGCTGAGTTTATCAGAGGCCATTTATGTTTTAACACAGAATAACGAAGATGCCAATGACTGCAGTGACATCGCAAATGAGCCCAGCTCTTCCACCAGCTGTATTGGCGTGTCCAAAGTTAGTAGTACGACGGAGGAGAAGATGCTACCAGAGAGGTACAGTGAATTCATTGTCACACCCAAGAAGACCTTCAGTCCTGGAAAGGGGCAGGAGAAGAAGGTTGAGCCGTCAAGTTCTGTGCCTTTACTACATGATGAGGATTCCATGATGCGCACACTGAGCAATCTGAAGAGAATCCCTGATGTCATCAGCCCTCTGAAGAGCCCAGTCAGGATATCCAAGAGAAATCTTCCCCATGTGCACGGCAAGCCTGGTCATGTCAAGAGCCTTCAGAAAG ATTTTTCCAGTACACCTGTAGATGGCAGCTTAAAGAAACTGGATGTAAACAAAGAGAACAAGTATCCAGGTTCTCCAGCAAACTGTGACACACCAAATCAAGTGGATAAGGTGTCCGATCTATCTTCAAGTCTTTCTGGAACAGATCTGGAGGAAGGGGAAATTTTAAGTGAAAGTGATGAGTCGCCTGCAACTTCACCTGTTTCTCCAACCAAGAGGGCCAAGGTAGCACAGCCAGTAGGAAATAAACCAagtcaaaaatctgttttaaagaGGAAATCTGAAGAAAGACTTGTTTCAAAAGAAACCCACGAAACAGCAGGTGCATCAACACGCAGTCCAAAGAGTCGTTTTAAAACAGTTTGCCCTGCAGCAAGCAAAGCTTCTTTTTCCACCGTAGAGGAAATAATGGAGACCTTCAAGTTGGTTCGCACTGAGATCCGGAAAAAGTACATGAAGCTTCATAAAACCTTCCCTAAGAAGAGCTTCTATGGGGTGATGGATAATTTTCGAGAGTCTTTTTTAGAGTTTGTGGAAGGTGCTTATTTCGGTGATATATGCAGCCAGGCAGAGGAGCTGAAGTCCATGCTGAAGAAGCTGATTGAATCTGTGTTTGGCAAAGTATCAAATAATGGTATTGTGAAGCGCATTTTTGAACAGCAAGCAGTTGATCTAAAGCAAAAGCTGTGGGACTTTGTAGACGTTCAAGTGGACTACTTGTTCAGAGACATTCAGTCGACACTGAAGAGTCATTGCAAACCAGCGAGGGCTCAGGCTGAGGGCAAGAAGCCCAGTAGAAACGAGAGAGAGTCTCGACAGACTTCTCTAAAGAAGCCACAGTGTCAACAGACAGAAGCTCAGGCTGCTCCCAACAGCCTGAATCCGACAAAGTCATGTGTTGTGGCTCCTTACAAAACAGGCCTTGGAAGCCGAGGCAAAGACATCAGAATCACATACATGGAAAAAGATGGAAATGCTGATTCACATCCATCAAACTGCCCAAATACAAAAACTGTGGTTGAGTTTCTTCCTCCCAAAAATCTGCCTATGACTccagacaaaaataacaaatcttTGGTGATCTCTCAGAATGGCCCTATGCTTGACAAAACAGACTTTGAGCTTCTCACAGAGCAGCAAGCCTCCAGTTTAACGTTCAACCTGGTGAGGGACTCTCAAATGGGAGAAATCTTCAAGTGTCTCCTGCAGGGATCTGACTTATTAGAAAGCAGTAGCATCACTGGAGACAACACTGCCTGGTCCCTCAGTACTCCGAGGAAGGATAGAGAAAGattcatcaccatcaccacacCATCAAAATTTGACTCTCCTTCTAAACTGATCTCTCCAACCAAATTCGATACTCCCTCCAAACTTATTACCACGTGGTCTAGTATTTCACCTCGCAAGATGTCGTCCCCGCGACTGAAAGATGAGATTCCACTGAACCCAGCCTTTTTTGATGAAAGTTGCCTGTTAGAAGTTCCACAGGAGAACAGAACGCCGCTGCAGGCCAGCTTGGCTGCACAGAAGACTTATTCGATTCTAGCTGAAGATCTGGCAGTGTCCCTCACCATTCCATCGCCTCTCAAATCCGAAAGCCACCTCAGTTTCCTGCAGCCGTCGACCATGAGCATGCAGATCATGTCCACTCCCGATAGCGTCATCAGTGCGCACATAAGTGAGGACGCCATGCTGGATGGGGAGGACGCCACAGAGCAGGACATTCACCTGGCCCTCGACACCGACAACTCCACCTgtggctccagcagcagcacggCCTCGGAACCACTCGCCACGCCTTTCGTTTTCAAGCCCGACGTACCTATGCAGGCACTGGTGATGGAGAAGTCCAACGATCACTTCATCGTGAAGATTCGGCAGGCGAACACAAGTGCCGATATCACACTGACTGCTGATGACAGCTTCAGTCGAACACTAATAGAAGATGATCAGCAACAGATGTCAGATGTCTGTCATATTGTAGATGAAGGTTTAacactaacaaacaaaaaacaagatatgTCAGTTCAACCAAATACCTCAAAGGATTGTTTATCCAATGGGCCTTCAAAAAATTTGCCTGAAGATGCTCCTTTCGATAACAGTTTGAACAACGGTTGTCAaaagtctgctgctgcttctgatgAGGGTACAACTCATACACATGTCAAAGAAGAACACAAACCTCCGAAAACTCCTACAAAAGCTCTTTCATGTAAGTCACCGAAAAGGATTCGTCCCTCTAAATGTGCTGTGTCAGATAAGAGTCTGCCTCACCCTGCTGAAAGctcagacacaaatcaacaTAGCCGAGCATCACGGTCGCACATTTCAGACTCGGAGAGAGAAGAAATGGACGTGTCCGAGTCAGAGAGGAGTCTCACCATTGCAGAGGACACCAGCAGCTCACCGGAGAAACAGCAGAGGGACTGTAACAACGGCAGGAAACGGAAGAGGCATCAAGAGAAATCGAAGGCAAAGAGGTCCAGAAAGGCGGAAAAGGAGAGCACAGAGGAGATGGCATCGAGTTTAAAGGAGGTCGACGAGGAGCAGGTGTGGAGCTCACCGACGGCATGTGTGTCACCCAACAGTCTGTCTGCTAAGAATGTCATCAGGAAGAAGGGCGAGGTGGTGATAACATGGACCAG AGATGAAGATCGAGCTATTCTGATGGAACTGAAGACAAAAGGTGCCTCACGTGAAACGTTCTCTGCCCTGTCAGAGAAGCTTAACAAGCCATCAGAGCAG ATTGCTCACAGATTTTATCAGCTCATGAAGCTTTTCAAGAAGCAGGAGAAAAAGGACACCTGA
- the casp8ap2 gene encoding CASP8-associated protein 2 isoform X2, with protein sequence MENIDISVASGLLVPDASEDSVDIYDGLDIGPSSKSPEKSPRNGSQLRDSMDLYEEIVAEEQQSRESSYNELKSRFQAAQDQIKALHRRLEQLEVQNTGLSTENHCLKKNISALLRTARQEVTRKDAEIQRLNQWSEKGRHHHQSHLNNVRDPNSSSRTSTINSTSKPRPPPSHNLLPPPPLPPPPPPPPVSSPPPPPLPSQPTSPPGGNQPPKDPPQPPKDPPQPPRKASDHLTRSSKASSHSHSKRDCEVADKQTESDKLRSRHREEKHQSQKPSESTDRRHRSCSDSNKDCQAPDKSRSHRTDKKPGRRYESRSCKSKDSVNVEGHHRSSDSKDRKKSSSSQHTERYSDSSKERERDRQRDYQRKGNRQREDESSRKHRRSSQSETSREREKQRSKESDKGKVDICGKERREKTHEAQKRSSEELNVGEKSSVEENSPNRKLCFMEKLNLTLSPIKKPVLAFDGSQNDLPSVDKDVEKTSAEENLQPNVEDMCVIDEVVSSELEVLEGVVEKSPDNLKASSSEKMHKRSDVKDVQKKDKRLSESPAADNLVQTTSAHREPLDTAKNQNTVHLAPKSPESCSLKAADISKNYKDKTKMVSDSQVADWEPLENTDGTDPSEMSGGISEQNTSNDLQKADPGKPTDLSAAVTQPTVLNSSVQPPKTAVPQCISLDSLTEDAVSSQPRETNVDEDITDKANSESQQVSPVVSASTSSVIENDGCGRQDCPKDTDAVSSTISLESLPQEGLSLSEAIYVLTQNNEDANDCSDIANEPSSSTSCIGVSKVSSTTEEKMLPERYSEFIVTPKKTFSPGKGQEKKVEPSSSVPLLHDEDSMMRTLSNLKRIPDVISPLKSPVRISKRNLPHVHGKPGHVKSLQKDFSSTPVDGSLKKLDVNKENKYPGSPANCDTPNQVDKVSDLSSSLSGTDLEEGEILSESDESPATSPVSPTKRAKVAQPVGNKPSQKSVLKRKSEERLVSKETHETAGASTRSPKSRFKTVCPAASKASFSTVEEIMETFKLVRTEIRKKYMKLHKTFPKKSFYGVMDNFRESFLEFVEGAYFGDICSQAEELKSMLKKLIESVFGKVSNNGIVKRIFEQQAVDLKQKLWDFVDVQVDYLFRDIQSTLKSHCKPARAQAEGKKPSRNERESRQTSLKKPQCQQTEAQAAPNSLNPTKSCVVAPYKTGLGSRGKDIRITYMEKDGNADSHPSNCPNTKTVVEFLPPKNLPMTPDKNNKSLVISQNGPMLDKTDFELLTEQQASSLTFNLVRDSQMGEIFKCLLQGSDLLESSSITGDNTAWSLSTPRKDRERFITITTPSKFDSPSKLISPTKFDTPSKLITTWSSISPRKMSSPRLKDEIPLNPAFFDESCLLEVPQENRTPLQASLAAQKTYSILAEDLAVSLTIPSPLKSESHLSFLQPSTMSMQIMSTPDSVISAHISEDAMLDGEDATEQDIHLALDTDNSTCGSSSSTASEPLATPFVFKPDVPMQALVMEKSNDHFIVKIRQANTSADITLTADDSFSRTLIEDDQQQMSDVCHIVDEGLTLTNKKQDMSVQPNTSKDCLSNGPSKNLPEDAPFDNSLNNGCQKSAAASDEGTTHTHVKEEHKPPKTPTKALSCKSPKRIRPSKCAVSDKSLPHPAESSDTNQHSRASRSHISDSEREEMDVSESERSLTIAEDTSSSPEKQQRDCNNGRKRKRHQEKSKAKRSRKAEKESTEEMASSLKEVDEEQVWSSPTACVSPNSLSAKNVIRKKGEVVITWTRDEDRAILMELKTKGASRETFSALSEKLNKPSEQIAHRFYQLMKLFKKQEKKDT encoded by the exons ATGGAGAACATTGACATCAGTGTTGCTTCTGGTT TATTGGTACCTGATGCCAGTGAAGATTCTGTGGATATCTATGATGGCCTGGATATTGGTCCTAGCAGCAAAAGTCCAG aGAAGTCACCTCGAAATGGTTCTCAGCTAAGAGATTCGATGGATCTATATGAAGAAATTGTGGCAGAAGAACAACAGAGCAGAGAGTCATCGTACAATGAG TTAAAGTCCAGATTCCAAGCAGCTCAAGACCAAATTAAAGCGTTGCACAGGAGACTGGAGCAGTTGGAAGtacag AACACCGGGTTGAGCACAGAGAACCACTGTCTCAAAAAgaacatctctgcacttttacgAACAGCTAGACAAGAGGTGACAAGAAAAGACGCTGAGATTCAAAGACTCAATCAATG GTCTGAGAAAGGTCGCCATCATCATCAGTCTCACCTAAATAATGTGAGGGATCCAAATTCCTCTAGTCGCACCTCCACAATCAACTCCACAAGCAAGCCACGTCCTCCACCGTCACATAATCTGCTGCCaccgcctcctcttcctcctcctccaccaccaccaccagtcagttctcctcctcctccccctcttccaTCACAACCAACATCACCTCCCGGGGGCAACCAGCCTCCAAAGGATCCACCTCAACCTCCAAAGGATCCACCTCAACCTCCCAGGAAAGCAAGTGATCATTTGACCAGATCTTCTAAAGCGTCATCTCATAGTCATTCAAAAAGAGATTGTGAAGTAGCTGACAAACAGACTGAATCAGACAAACTAAGGTCcagacacagagaagaaaaacatcaaagtcAAAAGCCATCTGAATCAACCGATAGGAGGCACAGAAGTTGTTCAGATTCCAACAAGGACTGCCAAGCCCCAGACAAAAGCAGATCTCatagaacagacaaaaaacCTGGAAGAAGGTATGAATCCAGGTCTTGTAAAAGCAAGGACAGTGTAAATGTTGAGGGACACCACAGGAGTTCTGACTCAAAGGACCGGAAAAAGTCTTCTTCAAGTCAGCATACTGAGCGCTACAGTGATTCTTCTAAAGAGAGGGAAAGGGATAGACAGAGGGATTACCAAAGGAAGGGGAACAGACAACGTGAAGATGAAAGTAGCAGAAAACATAGGAGGAGCAGTCAGTCAGAGACGAGCAGAGAACGAGAGAAACAAAGATCCAAAGAATCTGATAAAGGAAAAGTGGACATCTGTGGTAAGGAAAGACGAGAAAAGACTCATGAGGCCCAAAAAAGATCCTCTGAAGAGCTAAATGTGGGTGAGAAAAGCTCTGTTGAGGAAAATAGTCCAAACAGGAAGCTGTGTTTTATGGAAAAATTGAATCTAACCCTTTCACCAATTAAGAAGCCAGTGTTGGCATTTGATGGCAGCCAGAATGACCTTCCATCAGTGGACAAGGATGTTGAAAAAACATCAGCTGAGGAGAATTTACAGCCTAATGTCGAAGACATGTGTGTCATTGATGAAGTAGTCAGCAGCGAATTAGAAGTGTTGGAAGGTGTTGTAGAGAAATCTCCAGATAACCTTAAAGCTTCAAGTTCTGAGAAGATGCATAAGAGATCCGACGTGAAAGATGTTCAGAAAAAGGACAAACGCTTGAGTGAATCTCCTGCAGCTGACAATTTAGTCCAAACTACCTCAGCTCATAGAGAACCCCTAGATACTGCAAAGAATCAGAACACTGTGCATCTCGCACCAAAATCTCCAGAGAGTTGTTCTCTAAAAGCAGCAGAcatttcaaaaaattacaaagacaaaaccAAGATGGTCTCTGACAGCCAGGTAGCTGACTGGGAACCACTGGAGAACACAGATGGCACAGATCCAAGTGAAATGTCTGGAGGCATTTCTGAGCAGAACACAAGCAACGACTTACAAAAAGCTGACCCTGGAAAGCCAACTGATCTGTCCGCTGCTGTTACACAACCCACTGTGCTCAATTCAAGTGTACAGCCCCCTAAAACTGCAGTGCCACAGTGCATCTCTCTGGATTCACTCACAGAAGATGCTGTTTCATCACAACCAAGGGAAACAAATGTTGATGAAGACATCACTGACAAGGCAAATTCCGAAAGTCAGCAAGTTTCTCCCGTTGTTTCTGCTTCTACCAGTTCAGTTATCGAGAACGATGGTTGCGGTCGGCAAGATTGTCCTAAAGATACAGATGCTGTATCCAGTACAATCAGCCTGGAATCACTTCCACAAGAAGGGCTGAGTTTATCAGAGGCCATTTATGTTTTAACACAGAATAACGAAGATGCCAATGACTGCAGTGACATCGCAAATGAGCCCAGCTCTTCCACCAGCTGTATTGGCGTGTCCAAAGTTAGTAGTACGACGGAGGAGAAGATGCTACCAGAGAGGTACAGTGAATTCATTGTCACACCCAAGAAGACCTTCAGTCCTGGAAAGGGGCAGGAGAAGAAGGTTGAGCCGTCAAGTTCTGTGCCTTTACTACATGATGAGGATTCCATGATGCGCACACTGAGCAATCTGAAGAGAATCCCTGATGTCATCAGCCCTCTGAAGAGCCCAGTCAGGATATCCAAGAGAAATCTTCCCCATGTGCACGGCAAGCCTGGTCATGTCAAGAGCCTTCAGAAAG ATTTTTCCAGTACACCTGTAGATGGCAGCTTAAAGAAACTGGATGTAAACAAAGAGAACAAGTATCCAGGTTCTCCAGCAAACTGTGACACACCAAATCAAGTGGATAAGGTGTCCGATCTATCTTCAAGTCTTTCTGGAACAGATCTGGAGGAAGGGGAAATTTTAAGTGAAAGTGATGAGTCGCCTGCAACTTCACCTGTTTCTCCAACCAAGAGGGCCAAGGTAGCACAGCCAGTAGGAAATAAACCAagtcaaaaatctgttttaaagaGGAAATCTGAAGAAAGACTTGTTTCAAAAGAAACCCACGAAACAGCAGGTGCATCAACACGCAGTCCAAAGAGTCGTTTTAAAACAGTTTGCCCTGCAGCAAGCAAAGCTTCTTTTTCCACCGTAGAGGAAATAATGGAGACCTTCAAGTTGGTTCGCACTGAGATCCGGAAAAAGTACATGAAGCTTCATAAAACCTTCCCTAAGAAGAGCTTCTATGGGGTGATGGATAATTTTCGAGAGTCTTTTTTAGAGTTTGTGGAAGGTGCTTATTTCGGTGATATATGCAGCCAGGCAGAGGAGCTGAAGTCCATGCTGAAGAAGCTGATTGAATCTGTGTTTGGCAAAGTATCAAATAATGGTATTGTGAAGCGCATTTTTGAACAGCAAGCAGTTGATCTAAAGCAAAAGCTGTGGGACTTTGTAGACGTTCAAGTGGACTACTTGTTCAGAGACATTCAGTCGACACTGAAGAGTCATTGCAAACCAGCGAGGGCTCAGGCTGAGGGCAAGAAGCCCAGTAGAAACGAGAGAGAGTCTCGACAGACTTCTCTAAAGAAGCCACAGTGTCAACAGACAGAAGCTCAGGCTGCTCCCAACAGCCTGAATCCGACAAAGTCATGTGTTGTGGCTCCTTACAAAACAGGCCTTGGAAGCCGAGGCAAAGACATCAGAATCACATACATGGAAAAAGATGGAAATGCTGATTCACATCCATCAAACTGCCCAAATACAAAAACTGTGGTTGAGTTTCTTCCTCCCAAAAATCTGCCTATGACTccagacaaaaataacaaatcttTGGTGATCTCTCAGAATGGCCCTATGCTTGACAAAACAGACTTTGAGCTTCTCACAGAGCAGCAAGCCTCCAGTTTAACGTTCAACCTGGTGAGGGACTCTCAAATGGGAGAAATCTTCAAGTGTCTCCTGCAGGGATCTGACTTATTAGAAAGCAGTAGCATCACTGGAGACAACACTGCCTGGTCCCTCAGTACTCCGAGGAAGGATAGAGAAAGattcatcaccatcaccacacCATCAAAATTTGACTCTCCTTCTAAACTGATCTCTCCAACCAAATTCGATACTCCCTCCAAACTTATTACCACGTGGTCTAGTATTTCACCTCGCAAGATGTCGTCCCCGCGACTGAAAGATGAGATTCCACTGAACCCAGCCTTTTTTGATGAAAGTTGCCTGTTAGAAGTTCCACAGGAGAACAGAACGCCGCTGCAGGCCAGCTTGGCTGCACAGAAGACTTATTCGATTCTAGCTGAAGATCTGGCAGTGTCCCTCACCATTCCATCGCCTCTCAAATCCGAAAGCCACCTCAGTTTCCTGCAGCCGTCGACCATGAGCATGCAGATCATGTCCACTCCCGATAGCGTCATCAGTGCGCACATAAGTGAGGACGCCATGCTGGATGGGGAGGACGCCACAGAGCAGGACATTCACCTGGCCCTCGACACCGACAACTCCACCTgtggctccagcagcagcacggCCTCGGAACCACTCGCCACGCCTTTCGTTTTCAAGCCCGACGTACCTATGCAGGCACTGGTGATGGAGAAGTCCAACGATCACTTCATCGTGAAGATTCGGCAGGCGAACACAAGTGCCGATATCACACTGACTGCTGATGACAGCTTCAGTCGAACACTAATAGAAGATGATCAGCAACAGATGTCAGATGTCTGTCATATTGTAGATGAAGGTTTAacactaacaaacaaaaaacaagatatgTCAGTTCAACCAAATACCTCAAAGGATTGTTTATCCAATGGGCCTTCAAAAAATTTGCCTGAAGATGCTCCTTTCGATAACAGTTTGAACAACGGTTGTCAaaagtctgctgctgcttctgatgAGGGTACAACTCATACACATGTCAAAGAAGAACACAAACCTCCGAAAACTCCTACAAAAGCTCTTTCATGTAAGTCACCGAAAAGGATTCGTCCCTCTAAATGTGCTGTGTCAGATAAGAGTCTGCCTCACCCTGCTGAAAGctcagacacaaatcaacaTAGCCGAGCATCACGGTCGCACATTTCAGACTCGGAGAGAGAAGAAATGGACGTGTCCGAGTCAGAGAGGAGTCTCACCATTGCAGAGGACACCAGCAGCTCACCGGAGAAACAGCAGAGGGACTGTAACAACGGCAGGAAACGGAAGAGGCATCAAGAGAAATCGAAGGCAAAGAGGTCCAGAAAGGCGGAAAAGGAGAGCACAGAGGAGATGGCATCGAGTTTAAAGGAGGTCGACGAGGAGCAGGTGTGGAGCTCACCGACGGCATGTGTGTCACCCAACAGTCTGTCTGCTAAGAATGTCATCAGGAAGAAGGGCGAGGTGGTGATAACATGGACCAG AGATGAAGATCGAGCTATTCTGATGGAACTGAAGACAAAAGGTGCCTCACGTGAAACGTTCTCTGCCCTGTCAGAGAAGCTTAACAAGCCATCAGAGCAG ATTGCTCACAGATTTTATCAGCTCATGAAGCTTTTCAAGAAGCAGGAGAAAAAGGACACCTGA